Proteins from a genomic interval of Desulfofustis limnaeus:
- a CDS encoding methyl-accepting chemotaxis protein: MSEDSKRRWAQMKPLRFITEKIRNKVLVILLGAALGTLIVAMVAVVSINIAQRTIDEVVDRKGAIATLANNAEIQLLLARELDQRYLLNYRALGFANARGEYVVKVEQYVQQAGAILAEIQTKDPGSEVIQQNIDNARQNLNTYLSSFLTVVELTEKRGYKDLGLIGEFSGDIEDVEKILSSAGQPDLLVALQQVRGNERNYLLLGERQFIRMVTDGVAVLQAQIERSPLAPSVKDNATILIDEYLTKFDEVVAVDRQIADGTRTYRSAVNNIIPTLTTIVEAVQTDQAAAITAMKEQNRIALIIVVAVSIITILLGIAAAFFFSRRLTKQIDNIMEMFATIGMGDFSARAEIITHDELGEMAESLNAMLDNTLTLIQSREERDAIQASIMRLLTEISDLADGDLTARAEVTEEVTGAIADSFNNMAEQLSRVVRDVKSASALVGSSSSDVDQVTRKLSQASEDQAAKIRDAITTIERIADNIREVAASAGESARVSGSARKSAREGSDAVRKTNQAMGSIKENMRGTARTIKRLGESSQEIGNIVQIINDIADRTSILALNASIQAAMAGEAGRGFAVVAEEVQRLAERSATSTKQIETLISTIQGEISEAGISMERSIQHVVDGTELADEAYEKLEEIETVSNQLAELVESISEAARRQAAESENITKLMNEVGKLTGETTAATRETASSMEKITTTSKQLEESIAVFKIEEETA; the protein is encoded by the coding sequence ATGAGTGAAGACAGCAAGAGGCGCTGGGCGCAGATGAAGCCGTTGCGCTTTATTACAGAAAAGATTCGCAATAAAGTGCTGGTGATTCTCCTTGGAGCAGCACTGGGTACACTGATAGTTGCCATGGTGGCCGTAGTCTCCATCAACATTGCCCAGCGGACCATTGATGAAGTCGTTGATCGCAAGGGGGCAATAGCGACGCTTGCCAATAACGCCGAGATCCAGCTGCTGCTGGCTCGCGAGCTGGATCAGCGCTATCTGCTCAACTATCGCGCCCTCGGTTTTGCAAACGCTCGCGGCGAGTATGTCGTGAAGGTAGAGCAATACGTCCAGCAAGCCGGAGCCATCCTGGCCGAGATCCAGACGAAGGATCCGGGAAGCGAAGTTATTCAGCAAAACATCGATAATGCCCGCCAGAACCTCAATACGTATTTGTCCTCTTTCTTGACGGTTGTGGAACTTACCGAAAAAAGGGGCTACAAGGATCTCGGCTTAATTGGTGAGTTCAGCGGCGATATCGAAGATGTGGAAAAGATACTCAGCAGTGCCGGCCAGCCCGATCTTCTTGTGGCTTTGCAGCAAGTGCGCGGAAATGAGCGTAATTACCTGCTGCTCGGTGAACGGCAATTCATCAGAATGGTGACCGACGGGGTAGCCGTATTGCAGGCGCAGATCGAGCGCAGCCCCCTTGCTCCCAGCGTCAAGGACAACGCCACCATCTTGATAGACGAATATCTGACAAAATTTGACGAAGTGGTGGCGGTGGACCGGCAGATTGCCGATGGGACGAGGACCTATCGATCGGCCGTCAACAACATCATTCCCACTTTGACCACCATCGTGGAGGCTGTGCAAACCGATCAGGCCGCTGCCATCACGGCCATGAAGGAGCAGAATCGGATCGCGTTGATCATCGTGGTTGCCGTCTCGATCATCACCATTCTTCTCGGTATTGCGGCTGCTTTCTTCTTCTCCCGTCGGTTGACCAAACAAATCGACAATATCATGGAGATGTTTGCCACGATCGGCATGGGAGATTTTTCCGCCCGTGCCGAGATCATCACCCATGACGAGCTGGGCGAAATGGCTGAATCGCTCAACGCCATGCTTGACAATACGTTGACGCTGATTCAAAGCCGCGAGGAGCGTGACGCGATTCAGGCGTCGATCATGCGGCTTCTCACTGAGATCAGTGACCTGGCTGACGGTGATTTGACGGCACGGGCTGAGGTCACCGAGGAGGTCACCGGGGCAATTGCCGACTCATTCAACAATATGGCCGAGCAGTTGAGCCGCGTCGTCAGGGACGTAAAATCGGCCTCGGCACTCGTCGGCAGTTCATCCAGCGATGTTGATCAGGTGACCAGAAAGCTGAGTCAGGCCAGTGAAGATCAGGCTGCCAAAATCCGTGACGCCATTACCACCATTGAAAGAATCGCCGACAATATCCGGGAAGTTGCCGCCAGTGCCGGTGAGTCGGCCCGCGTGTCCGGCAGTGCGCGCAAGAGCGCCCGCGAAGGTTCCGATGCGGTACGTAAGACTAACCAGGCCATGGGCTCGATCAAGGAAAACATGCGCGGTACGGCACGGACCATCAAGCGGCTTGGCGAAAGCTCACAGGAAATTGGTAATATCGTTCAGATTATTAATGATATTGCCGATCGGACATCGATTTTGGCGTTGAATGCCTCGATTCAGGCGGCCATGGCCGGAGAGGCGGGCCGTGGGTTTGCCGTCGTTGCCGAGGAGGTCCAGCGCTTGGCTGAGAGGTCTGCGACATCGACCAAGCAGATTGAAACGTTAATCAGCACCATCCAGGGTGAGATCAGTGAAGCCGGAATCAGCATGGAAAGAAGCATCCAGCATGTGGTAGACGGTACGGAGCTGGCTGATGAGGCATACGAGAAACTCGAAGAGATTGAAACGGTCTCCAATCAATTGGCAGAACTTGTTGAAAGTATTTCCGAAGCAGCACGCAGACAGGCAGCAGAATCGGAGAACATCACCAAGCTCATGAACGAGGTTGGTAAACTGACTGGAGAGACGACTGCGGCCACTCGTGAGACGGCCTCTTCAATGGAGAAAATCACAACCACTTCCAAGCAGCTTGAAGAGTCGATCGCCGTATTTAAGATCGAAGAGGAAACTGCTTGA
- a CDS encoding response regulator, whose amino-acid sequence MSEKLILVVDDSPTDRQIAVSACQAKGYRVESAAEGEEALRKALDLKPDLILLDVILPQKNGFQVCRQLKSSPETQAIKIIMVTSKSQDSDRFWGIKQGADGYLTKPFSESELHELIAQTI is encoded by the coding sequence ATGAGTGAAAAATTGATATTAGTGGTGGACGACAGCCCTACCGACAGGCAGATAGCCGTATCCGCCTGTCAAGCCAAAGGGTATCGGGTGGAGTCGGCAGCTGAGGGTGAAGAGGCACTGCGCAAGGCTTTGGACCTGAAACCAGATCTCATTCTACTGGATGTGATTCTACCGCAAAAAAACGGGTTCCAAGTTTGTCGTCAGTTGAAGAGTAGCCCGGAAACGCAGGCGATAAAGATCATCATGGTGACCAGTAAATCGCAAGACAGTGACCGGTTCTGGGGGATCAAGCAGGGTGCTGACGGATATCTGACGAAACCGTTCAGCGAGTCAGAGCTTCACGAACTGATAGCGCAAACGATCTGA